A portion of the Polaribacter cellanae genome contains these proteins:
- a CDS encoding type I phosphomannose isomerase catalytic subunit, whose translation MKAYPLKFSPVFSYRLWGGEKLKTVLQKEYSENNIGESWEISDVENSETVVLEGVYKGKTLRNLIKEFKGNFLGNKVYQQFGNEFPLLIKFIDAKTPLSIQVHPSNEIAKERHNSFGKNEMWYVMEADENAELIVGFDKELDKEGYKKHVEKGSILEVLHHEKVIEGDTFYIPTGRVHAIGAGVLLAEIQQTSDITYRIYDYDRVDAKTGKLRDLHNDLAIDVIDFKSYKEYKTSYKTTPNISNELVHSPYFKTNIIIVEDTIVKDYSNLDSFVIYICVEGSFALIDNRKTTYLQKGETVLLPASIEKMEVNAISPKSKLLEVYL comes from the coding sequence ATGAAAGCATATCCGTTAAAATTTTCGCCAGTATTTAGCTACAGATTATGGGGAGGAGAAAAGCTAAAAACAGTTTTACAAAAAGAATATTCAGAAAATAATATTGGAGAATCTTGGGAAATATCTGATGTAGAAAATAGCGAAACAGTTGTTCTTGAAGGTGTTTATAAAGGGAAAACACTTAGAAATCTAATTAAAGAATTTAAAGGAAATTTTTTAGGAAATAAGGTTTACCAACAATTTGGGAATGAATTTCCTTTATTAATAAAATTTATTGATGCAAAAACGCCTTTGTCTATTCAAGTGCATCCAAGCAACGAAATTGCAAAAGAACGACACAATTCTTTTGGAAAAAATGAAATGTGGTATGTGATGGAAGCTGATGAAAATGCAGAATTAATCGTTGGTTTTGATAAAGAATTAGATAAAGAAGGGTATAAAAAACATGTAGAAAAAGGTTCTATTTTAGAAGTTTTACACCATGAAAAAGTTATTGAAGGAGACACTTTTTACATTCCAACAGGAAGAGTGCATGCAATTGGAGCAGGTGTTTTATTGGCGGAAATTCAGCAAACATCAGATATAACATATCGAATTTACGATTACGATAGAGTAGATGCTAAAACTGGTAAACTAAGAGATTTACACAACGATTTAGCGATTGATGTTATCGATTTTAAATCTTATAAAGAGTACAAAACTTCTTATAAAACGACTCCGAATATTTCTAATGAATTAGTGCATTCGCCTTATTTTAAAACAAATATTATAATTGTTGAAGACACTATTGTAAAAGATTATTCTAATTTAGATTCTTTTGTAATTTACATTTGTGTTGAAGGTAGTTTTGCACTAATTGATAATAGAAAAACAACCTATTTACAAAAAGGAGAAACTGTTTTATTGCCAGCTTCCATAGAGAAAATGGAGGTAAATGCGATATCTCCTAAAAGTAAACTTTTAGAAGTTTATTTATAA